The Campylobacter sp. genome contains the following window.
GAATGAGTTTGGGCGCCGTTTGAGTGGTGTGTCGCAAGACACGGTTCGCAGAAACTGTTATAAAATTTCGCTTCAGCAAGATAAAATTTTATCGAGGCAAGACGAGCTTTCCTTTGAATGCAAAATTCTATTTTAATTCAGCAAAAGCACGACCGAATACCCCTTTCGCAAATCCAAACGCGATATAAATTCCCCCGAGCAGAAAGATCTGAATTTAAAAAATATTTATCGTTTGTATATAGAACCTCAAAATTTCTACGAGGAGAGCTTATGAAAAAATTCCTACTCGCGCTCATTGCGATATTCGTTTTAGCGGGCTGCGGCAGCGACCCGAAAGGCGTAGCCGAGGACTTCATCAGAGCCCTATACGAGGGCGACTCCAAGACTTTGGTTGATATCATCGACATACCCGATAAGGACAGATCGGACGACGGCTCTATGCAGATGATAAACGGCAAACTGATGCAGATGGCAGGCGCCGGCAAGGAAGAGGCCTCTAAGCGCGGCGGGCTAAAGAGCGTCTCGGGCGAGCTGCAAAATAGCGACGAGAAATCGGCGCTAGTGAAAGTCGCCGTGTCTTTTAAAAATGGCACGAACCGCACCGAGAGCGTTAAACTCGTCAAAAAAGACGGCAAATGGAAGGTTGCGCTTTAGCCAAAAAGCTTCTCGTCTGTCTGATCTTCGCTCTAAGCGGGCTCGGCGAGCTTTGGACGCTAACGCGTGCGCCTACGGCAAAAGAGCCACTGTGGGTGCCGGATGAAATTTTATCAAATCTACGCACGGGCGATCTCGTCTTTCGCATGGGCGACGTCACCGACAGCCGCATAATCGCAACCGCGACGAATTTTAAATACTCGCACGTAGGCATAATCGTGCGCGAACGCCCGCTCGTGATAGTGCACGCCGTAACGGGCGAGGGCGAGCGAGACGGCGTCGCGACCGTTTCGATGCGGGAGTTTTTGCCGCATGCGCGAGACTTTGGCGCGGCGCGGATAAATTTTTTAAGTGAGGAGCAAAAGGCGCGCCTAGCCGCCTCTTTACTTAAGCGCGTCGGCGAGGGTTTTACGCTAAGACCTCGCGGCGAAGCGAACCTCTACTGCACGACGCTACTTGAGCAGGAAATCTCTAAAATCACAGAATTCTCGCCGCAATATTTTAAGTTAAGCTTAGCCGTCCTGGGCGGCGAATACCTCGCGCCGAAGGCATTTTGGCACTACGGCGGCGTCGAAATTTTATATGAGCGGTAGGCGCAGCTTATCTTGGGGCGGAATTTTGCGCGCTGTGTAAATTTAAATATCGCATCAATTCAAATCCGCGCATGAATAGAATTTAAGCTTAGAATTCTGCGCCGTAAAATTTCGGTCAAAATTTGCTTTGGCGCTAAATTTTAGAATTCCGAAACGACGTAAAATTCTACGTAATATAGAATTTCGTGGAGTATTAAATTACAAAATTCCATTAATTACTAAATTTGCAAAATTTAGTAGGCGTGGAATTTTATAGAGCACGTAACTTACAAAATTTCAAAAAGTAAAGCGCGCCCCATCTTTACAGCTCGCCGAAAAGCGCTTCGAGATTTTTAAGACCTTCTTCCTTGGAGACCTTTTTCTCGCTCGCCGAGCCGGTTTCGATAAGCTCGATCTCGCAGCCGCACAGCATCGAGGCGAGGCGGATATTTAGACCGTTTTTGCCGATCGCTTTGCTTTTTTGATCAGGGTTTACGTAGACGATCGCCTTGCCGTCCTGCGTTATTTTGACCGAGTTTACGATCGCGGGCGCCATCGCGCGAGTGATCAAAATTTCGGGGCTTGCGGAGTATTCAAACGCGTCGATGCTCTCGCCGCCGCTTCCGTCTTGCAAATTTTTGCTTAAAAATCTGCTCACCGCGTCGATGCGAGCGCCTCCTTTGCCGACGGTAGCGCCTACCGGATCGACGTTTGGCGAGACGGCGCTAAGTGCGATCTTAGCGCGCCTGCCCGGAATCCTAGCGCAGGCTTGGATGATGACGCTGCCGTCTTTGATCTCGGGGACTTCGGCGGCAAGCAGGGCTTCTAGAAATTTCGGGCTGGTGCGCGAAAGCTCCAGTCTGATACCGTGGGATTTGTCGATGGCTACGTTTTTTATGACGGCTTGCAGCACGTCGCCCACTTTGAAATTTTCACCCTTGATGCGGTTTTTTTGCGGCATGAAAGCCTTCGTATCCTCGATCTCTACGTAGGTCGTGCCGTCGTGATCGATCTTGGTGACCGTGCCGTGGGTAAGGGTACCTACCTTGCTTTTATAGTTTTCAAAAATTTTCTCTTCAAGCAGCCTTTGGATGTGGAAATTTAGCTCTCTGGCCAGTACACCGGAAGCCGTGCGACCAAGGTTTTCGATATTTATTTCGTAGCTTAGCTCATCGCCGATCTCTGCGTTTTCGCCTATTTTTTTGGCCTCGCTAAGCGCGATGAAGTTGTGATCGCCGAGCCGCTCGTCATCATCCGCGACGACGTGAACCTTTTGGTAAAGCTTGACGCGCTTGGTCTGCGGATCGACTTCGCTGTCGTATAGATACTCCTCGCCGAAAAGTCTTTTTGCGGTCTGGATGAACGCCGTTTTGACGCGCTCTTTGACGTCTGCGGGCTCAAGCCCCTTTTCATTTGCAATCGACTCGATGATGTCGGTGATTTTTTCCATAAATTTTCCTTAAGATTTGATTTTGTGCTACTAAATTTGGATTTTAAATTTTGAAGTGCGGTATTATATGGAATTTTGACTTTATTTTTATTTAAACGAATTATTATCTAAATTTCGCTAAACTCGCGGGTTTAAAACATAAATGAAAGGATAGATCATGCAGCTAAAACTTGCCAGAACGGAGCTTGCCTCTAAGCCAAAAAGCGTTAAGATCGAGGATTTGCAAGCCCAAGTAGAAAAGAGCGGACAAAAAATATTTTATCTGGATAGAGAAAATTCTCAAAAAGATTTAGCCGCTTTGGTGGATTTTTTCGACACTAAGGGTTTTAGCGTGTATCAGCGCATAGTGCGATACGGGCTGAACGAAAACGAGTATATGTACGAGGTGCATATCCTTTGAGCAAACTCCTCTTCATCCAGACCCTAGGTTGCGCGATGAACGTGCGCGATAGCGAGCATATTATCGCGCAGCTAAAAGAGCAAGACTACGAGATTACCGACGACGTAAATATTGCGGATCTGATCTTAATAAACACATGCTCCGTGCGCGAAAAGCCCGTGCATAAGCTTTTTAGCGAGATCGGAGCATTTGATAAAGCTAGAAAAAAGGGCTCCAAAATCGGCGTTTGCGGCTGCACCGCAAGCCATCTGGGCGAAGAAATTTTTAAGCGCGCGCCATTCGTGGATTTCGTACTGGGTGCTAGAAACGTATCTAAAATTTCGCAAGCCGTCCGTACGCCAAAATTTATCAGCACTGACATAAACTACGATGAGAGCGAGTTTGCCTTCGGCGATTTTGCGAGCTCGCCATATAAATCCTTTATAAACATAATGATCGGCTGCGACAAAAAGTGCTCCTACTGCATCGTGCCGCAGACTAGAGGCGATGAAATTTCAATACCCGCTCAAATCATTTTGCGCGAAGCCGAAAGATCCGCAGCTCGCGGCGCCAAAGAGATATTTTTGCTCGGTCAAAACGTCAATAACTACGGCAAGCGCTTTTCTAATGCCCACGAAAAAATTGACTTCAGCGACCTGCTCATGCGGCTTAGCGAGATAGAGGGCATCGAGCGCATCCGCTTTACCAGCCCGCATCCCCTGCATATGGACGATAAATTTTTGGACGTTTTTTGCAATAATCCTAAAATTTGCAAATCGATGCATATGCCGCTACAAAGCGGCTCTAGCAATGTTTTGCGCGATATGAAGCGCGGATATACCAAGCAGTGGTATCTGGACCGCGCGCTTAAACTGCGCCAAAGCTGCCCGGGCGTGGCGATTAGCACCGACATCATCGTAGGCTATCCGAGCGAGAGCGAGGATGATTTTGCTGAGACGATGGAAGTATTGGAGGCGGTGAGATTCGAGCAGGTTTTTTCCTTTAAATTTAGCCCGAGACCCCTCACGCCAGCGGCAAATTTAAAGCCGCTGGATGATGAAATTTCAAGCGAAAGATTAAGCAGGCTACAAAGCGCTCACGCTAAAATTTTAGACGAGATCGCAAGGGCGCAAAAAGATAAAATTTTCGATGTATATTTCGAGGAGCTGCGCGAGGGCGGCACCGCGTGCGGTAGAAGCTTTTCAAATTTTTTAATCTGCGCGCAAGGCGGCGAAGAGCTGCTAGGCAAAACGCGCAGAGTACGTATCGAAAAAACCGCCAGAATGGCGCTTTATGGACAAGTTATCGCTTAAAAAGCGGCTGTTTTTCCGCATCGCCGAATATCTCATTTTTATTCTGATTTGGTGTATTTTTTTAACATGCAGGGTTAAATTTACCCCCACGAAGCTGCCCGAAAAGCCCTGCGTCGTCGTATTTTGGCATGGAAGACTGGCGATGATGAGCTTTGCTTATAGACGCTGGTGGTTGCGGGATTTCGGCAGCAAAAGGCGCGCCAAGGTCATCATCTCGGATCACAAAGACGGCGAGATCATCACGCGCGTGATCTCGCATTTCGGCATCGGCGCGATCCGCGGTAGTAGCTTCAAGGGCGGCGCGCGCGCGCTTATGGGTGCGATCAAAGAGATAAAAAACGGCACCGACGTCATCATCACTCCCGACGGTCCGCGCGGCCCCCTTCACAGCGTCGCCGACGGAGCCGTGATCCTTGCGCAGCGGCTAAGCCTAGGTATTTACGCGCTAAATTACGAAGCGAGCAGTTTTTGGAAATTTCATAGCTGGGACGAGATGGTATT
Protein-coding sequences here:
- a CDS encoding DUF4878 domain-containing protein; translation: MKKFLLALIAIFVLAGCGSDPKGVAEDFIRALYEGDSKTLVDIIDIPDKDRSDDGSMQMINGKLMQMAGAGKEEASKRGGLKSVSGELQNSDEKSALVKVAVSFKNGTNRTESVKLVKKDGKWKVAL
- a CDS encoding YiiX/YebB-like N1pC/P60 family cysteine hydrolase translates to MEGCALAKKLLVCLIFALSGLGELWTLTRAPTAKEPLWVPDEILSNLRTGDLVFRMGDVTDSRIIATATNFKYSHVGIIVRERPLVIVHAVTGEGERDGVATVSMREFLPHARDFGAARINFLSEEQKARLAASLLKRVGEGFTLRPRGEANLYCTTLLEQEISKITEFSPQYFKLSLAVLGGEYLAPKAFWHYGGVEILYER
- the nusA gene encoding transcription termination factor NusA, which produces MEKITDIIESIANEKGLEPADVKERVKTAFIQTAKRLFGEEYLYDSEVDPQTKRVKLYQKVHVVADDDERLGDHNFIALSEAKKIGENAEIGDELSYEINIENLGRTASGVLARELNFHIQRLLEEKIFENYKSKVGTLTHGTVTKIDHDGTTYVEIEDTKAFMPQKNRIKGENFKVGDVLQAVIKNVAIDKSHGIRLELSRTSPKFLEALLAAEVPEIKDGSVIIQACARIPGRRAKIALSAVSPNVDPVGATVGKGGARIDAVSRFLSKNLQDGSGGESIDAFEYSASPEILITRAMAPAIVNSVKITQDGKAIVYVNPDQKSKAIGKNGLNIRLASMLCGCEIELIETGSASEKKVSKEEGLKNLEALFGEL
- a CDS encoding HP0268 family nuclease; the encoded protein is MQLKLARTELASKPKSVKIEDLQAQVEKSGQKIFYLDRENSQKDLAALVDFFDTKGFSVYQRIVRYGLNENEYMYEVHIL
- the miaB gene encoding tRNA (N6-isopentenyl adenosine(37)-C2)-methylthiotransferase MiaB — encoded protein: MSKLLFIQTLGCAMNVRDSEHIIAQLKEQDYEITDDVNIADLILINTCSVREKPVHKLFSEIGAFDKARKKGSKIGVCGCTASHLGEEIFKRAPFVDFVLGARNVSKISQAVRTPKFISTDINYDESEFAFGDFASSPYKSFINIMIGCDKKCSYCIVPQTRGDEISIPAQIILREAERSAARGAKEIFLLGQNVNNYGKRFSNAHEKIDFSDLLMRLSEIEGIERIRFTSPHPLHMDDKFLDVFCNNPKICKSMHMPLQSGSSNVLRDMKRGYTKQWYLDRALKLRQSCPGVAISTDIIVGYPSESEDDFAETMEVLEAVRFEQVFSFKFSPRPLTPAANLKPLDDEISSERLSRLQSAHAKILDEIARAQKDKIFDVYFEELREGGTACGRSFSNFLICAQGGEELLGKTRRVRIEKTARMALYGQVIA
- a CDS encoding lysophospholipid acyltransferase family protein, which codes for MDKLSLKKRLFFRIAEYLIFILIWCIFLTCRVKFTPTKLPEKPCVVVFWHGRLAMMSFAYRRWWLRDFGSKRRAKVIISDHKDGEIITRVISHFGIGAIRGSSFKGGARALMGAIKEIKNGTDVIITPDGPRGPLHSVADGAVILAQRLSLGIYALNYEASSFWKFHSWDEMVLPKPFSRINYSLSAPLSLAGLDLEAGKEAIRQLLFASAKQDVKF